Genomic DNA from Mus musculus strain C57BL/6J chromosome 11, GRCm38.p6 C57BL/6J:
GGTGGGCAATCATAAAGTCCTCTCTGCCCATCTTCCTTCCCCAGGAGTCAATGTTATATGAGCAAGACTACTCCAGGGTGGAGTGGAGCTTAGCTCAGCAGAAGAGGTTTTCCCAGACAGCCCTGGGCTCCCCTCCCAATGCCTTAGAAACTGAAACAAAACGACTTGACACAAACAATGGCCAGGTGAGGTGGTGGgagcctgtagtcccagcactgagggaaggctgagacaggaggattgtaaatctgaggccagcctgggctacaatgaactcaagggcagcctgggcaacagtgaactcaaggtcagcctggactacagtgaACTCTAAGGCAGCGGAGGCCACACagtgagacgctgtctcaaaatcCACACATTGTGGAAAGGTCTGCGGCTGCTCTACAGTGCCTCTCATTTCCCAGCAGCCAGACTGGGAGTCCCCTGCCTCTGCACCACACCGCGTTCTTTCCTCAGGGTCTGCTCCGACTCTCCTCTGTTCCCCCTCAAACATCAAGGGACAAACCCCTTTCCCGTGAGTGGGAAGTGTTCTGGTTCCCCTAGAGCCAGCTTAAAGACAGTCCCGGCACCTGTGAGAGGTAAGGTGTGAGAATCGATTATAGATACAGCGTTATACACATACCCTCTACCTCTGAGGCTATGGCCCGAGAACAAGGGCTATGGCTTTTAGGAAGCTTGGGGATTGCGTTGAAGCCTGAAGATTGCTCAGCCAAGGCAGGAACAGATACCTGTCAGATGACCCTACCAGAGGGACTATGCTGCAGGTCCCTGTGAGGTGTATCCTGACCTGAGCCATCTCCACTTACCTGCAAGTAGTTATCCTCGCAGTAGTTGGCCACCCGTAGCAGGGCGCTGTGGTTGCCCCGCAGAGCCTCCCGGCCCGTGGGGATATCAAACTCCTGCAGCTGCTGTAACTGCTGCAGCTCCGCCATGGCTTGGCCTCGGTGGGGTTCCCTGGGGAGCCTGCTGGGTTTTGAGCCTCACCCTGCCCCTGATTGGCCGctctgccttccctccctctgcttttgGTTTCCTCTGCGTGAGAGACTCAAACCTGCCTGTAAAGGGGTAGGCATGCTCATTCCGGGACAAGAGGAAGTCAGACCCTGGGCCCTGGGCCTGGGCCTCTCTGTACCCTGCTCAGGAGAAGGGGGAAACCAGGGGCCTGTTGGGGGCTCGGTCTCTCAATCTCACCAAGCAAAGGAAGCCAAGGTCGGGGCATCTGTGATTGCTCCCTGGTCCTGGAGAGGAAGCTAGTTGATGGGGGGATGGGgtagtagagacaggaggaagggGCTGGCCTGCTATGGGGGTGGATTTTCCACTCatggaagaggggaggaaagggcagaGGGTGGGGGCTTCCTTGGGAAGCTTGGGATGAGTCACCACGGGATTGGGGAGTGGAGGGTGGATAGGATATGGAGATAAGtcatactgggggggggggggtggggctgggctgGCAGTACAGCTCCAGTGGTAAACAGCTCCCGCAGCAGCAAGAAGAATCAGGGTTAGACACCAGGAAGACACAGCTAGAGTTGCTGAATaactgtgggcaagcctgtgaagGGTCAGGTAGGAAGTCCTGTGACCAGTATTTGTGCCTAATGATGGTAGGAGAAGGTGAAATTGACCAAATAACTAGTACAGGGACTCGGATCAGCAACAGGAAGGCCTTGGATGTGAGACAACACTGGTCCAGATGGATGTGTGGGCTGGAGGCAGCGCTGGTGAACAGAGCGCTGAGTGCGTTAACCAGGAGTTGGAAAGTCCAATGGTTCTGTCTTAAGCTTGAGTTCAAGGAGGTCCCAGATGTGAGTGGGGGGGATTTGATTCTGCATCTGGGATGGCTTTAcagagcccctccccctcccagtctgTCATCCTCCTGGCAGAAGAGGAACCTCTCTAACCACACTGGTTCCTTAACATTTCCTCAAGAATGTCCCTTGCTATTGGACAAATGTCAGCCAGAGCTCTGCTAAATGTCATAGTGGTGTCAGGTGGTCCTGGGAGAGGCGAAGGGAAGGAGCAGGCTGTAAGGGGAGTGTCGGGGACTGAAGAGAAGGGAGTTCCACACTCCAGGGAGGACACGGAGGCCAAGAAGCAAAAGACATGGCATTAGGGTGGACACGGCCACTGGATACTAACTGTTGAGCATTGGAACTGAGGGTGTGTCTTTATGGAGTGAATGCAGAGTGAGCCTGAAGACCCTTGTGCAGTGAAATTATGGAACCCACTAATGGAAAGCACAGGGGGCTTCAGGAGGGAGAAAGCTAGGAGCTGTTGGCATGGGGAGGAGCAGGCTTGGAGCAGGCTTTGTGATGGAGAGAGACAGGCTAGTGGGGCAGTAGGCTAGAGGGAAGCTGTGGGGCGGGGAGAAGGGGTGTGGTCACTAAAGGAGAGAGGCTGATGGAGTTTGCTCCGGGGGCCCACAATGGAGATGGCCTGTTTTAGAACGTTAGTGTCTGCTGTGGATGAGCGGAGGACTGACTGGGAGGCTCAGCTAGAATCAGGACTTAGCACCCTGAGCTCATGATCAGCTTAGGCAGCAGAGATTTGGCTTTGCCAACCATCTGTTTCATCTGAAGATTTCTCAGCTGATGAGGCGCTAGGAAGTTCAAACACCATTGTGTCTGGGTCCTGGACCGGTGATCTGGAGAGAGCTCTAACAGGTAAGGAGGCCTTGGGGCACTGGGCTGGGATCTAGTTTTAGCATGACTCAGTTTAAGCACCAGGCTGGCTCTCTCATGGTTGCCTGGAGTTTTGATGGTAATAATGTTATTGTCGGAAATAAGAAGACGAAGAAATGTGCCCTGGTCACTAGGCTCCAGGCAGTACGAATGTTTTCCGTGCgttattgtctttttttatttcatatgtatgaatgtttggcTTGCATGGATACACTGTACCACGTGTATCCCTGGTTCTCACAgaagaggtcaggagagggcattgaaccccctggaactggggttataggtggttgtgagccacgaggaggatgctgggaatcaaatccttATCCTCTGCGAGAGTAATAAGTGCTCtaaaagccacctctccagcaaccctaagcattattttttttctttagttttcacaataatagtgggattaGGGATGTCGATCAGTTGACAGAATGCTTGCCCAGTATCCTCAGTGTCCTGGGTTTCACCCCCCGTAGCATATCAACTAGGTACATGCCTGTCGTTCCAGATcttagaggaggcagaaggatcagaagttcatgcTCAGCAGCATacagtctgaggctagcctgggctacaggagacgctgtctcaaaaaacaaacactgcTACTGTCGTTATACTCATTTGCTAATGGGGAAACTAAGACCCAAAGAAGCTGTGTGACTTGTCTCAGTCCATACAGGAGGAAGCAGCAGAGTTGGGGGTCACTGCTGGACTCTGGCTGCCTCCAAAGCTCCTAGTCTTAATATTGTCCCCGGACAGGACCTAGAGACAAAAACATGCCCCCGAGTCATCACACAGAGCAGTCACTCTTTGTCCCAAGTTTTCCAGCTTCaactctatttccccttccttttctatttcctcCGTAAAGAGGCTCTTATTCAAGGACAGAGATTGCGCCACCCATAGCTAACAGGTCACTTCTAGTCCTTCTAAGCCTTTGCTCATGACAGAGCAAGGAGTGGAGGGTACATTGCGGGGGAGGGATACATTGTGGAAATATTAACCAATGAGGGTCTTTGGTTGGGCCCTAAGGCCAGGAAGAGTGTAGAATTGGAAGGGAAGCGCTCATGGTTGTGGGATCCCGTCAGGACCCAGGTCTCCCTCTAGGGCAGGATGGCCCAGGACCTCAGTGAGAAGGAGCTGTTGAGGATGGAGGTGGAGCAGCTGAAGAAGGAAGTGAAGAACCCACGTGATCTGGTGAGCCTGCAGTCCCTCTTTTGGGCTTCTGTATCTCTTTCTGTTCGAAATTGAGGAGACACTAGGCACAGGATGTATTactgggctggggtggggtgggcacagGGGAGACTCTGAGAGCTGTGTCTCCAGGCTGGGCTGGCATGATCCCACCAGGCTGGGCTGGCATGATCCCATCAAGTGTTTGAGGGTTGGTCCAAGGTACtcagcctcctgcctgcctctttctcctccctccttcctctttgaCCTCATCTCTACCCTGCCCATCTTCCTCCGATTGCCAAGTCATGGATTCTATAAAACGAACAAGAGCTATGACCATGTTTTGTCATCTTACAGATTTCCAAGACAGGAAAGGAAATCAAGGATTATGTAGAGGCCCAAGCAGGGACAGACCCTCTTCTCAAAGGCATCCCAGAAGACAAGAATCCCTTCAAGGAGAAAGGCACTTGTGTGCTAAGCTGATGGCCCACCCTCACCACCATcaccctctctgtccctcctcaGCCACGCCCAAGTGTACTGGGATACCTAAGGACCAATGTTTTCTTCCTCTTAGACACAAATAAAGATGCTGAGAAAAAGCAACAACCTCGGAGTGGATTCTCAATCATGGTCTCCATTGTCTTCCTccatccgcctgcctttgcctatgGTACTGCCATGGGAGGGATACAGGAAGGAAGTGTTAACCAGTGAGGGACCTCCCCTGGGGGTGTGTGGCAGGGAAGAATGTAGAAATGAAGGCATAGAGAGAGTTGGACACTGAGCAGGTGGCAAATGTCTTCTAGAAGTGCCTCCAATGCCCCAAGGCCCCAGAGGGCAGTCCTTGCAAGCACTCACTCCTCCTAGAGTTGCCCCACACCCATCTTTTCTTCTCCCACCATATCTATGTAGCCTGAGCTAGAGGCTAGGATGAGGGCTGTCCTGCTTCATGCCCTATCCTGATAGCCACTTCCTAGTTATTCAGCACAATGGAGGGGTGGGAGCTCAGTTAGTaatgtgcttgcctggcatgcagaagacccagggttccattcccagcaccacataagctGGGGATGGTGGCTCTTACCTGAAGTGCCAGCACTGGAGAGCTAGAGACAGGAAGCTCAGAAGTACATAGGAAATTTGATACCAACACCCTGGCTATGTAAGACCCTGTttctataaaatgaaacaaaataggaaggaaaataaaaaaaaaattgccataGATGGGATGGCCTGAAgacaagagggagggaaggagagagagagagagagagagagagagagtctgtagGGTTAGAATTACATTGTTTATGGTTTATATAATGTATTGAGTGTCTGTTATGCATAGGGCAATATATCCAGAAGCATGAGAAAAACTAGCTGGTTCTTATTTTCATGGAATTTGGTAGAGAAAACCTAAAAGAATTTGCAGTGAAGTCAATAGTCACGCCACAGTCTGGGAGAGTCAAGGGTGGTGAAGAAGCACACAACAGATGCACTGTAGGGCAATGAACAACAAGGTCAAGGCAATCGAGACCAGCAAAAGGGCCCAGTGTAAAGAAGTGGAAGGGGGGTGAAGCGTAGAGGGAGAGCCAGGAAAAATCTTGAAGGGACATTCTGGGACATCAATTATAAATTTTCTTCATGAGCGGCTGGAGAGAgagatcagtggttaagaacgagtgctgctgcttttgcaggacccagtttagttcccagcatccacactgggaAGCTCACAACCACGTGTAGccctagtttcaggggatctgacatatCTGGTCTCCAAGagtatgcatgcattcatgttCACATGTGaacgtgcatgtgtgcacacatacacacacacacaattaaaaataaataagaaaaatataaattacaaattttaaagaattgtttttataATTTGGGCATAGTAGAACATGCCATGACTATAATGCCAAGactagggagaaagagggaagaagatgacaaattcaagaccagcatgggctacatagtgtgttccaggatagcctggtctactcCAGGGACGCCCTGTCTAAAAAGAGGGATTTACTTCTTTACCTTAAGGGTAAACAGAAGCTGACTGAGGTCTTTAAGCAGCCAAAGGACCTGGCTCAGCTAATAGATGAGTCAGGTCCTGCTCAGGGCTGAGGCTATAATCACAGACACAGCTCCGAAGCTTTGTCAGCCAGGAGTTATGGTCTGAAGGAACCACAGACAAGCATCCATACTACAGAGTGCTCCCTGAAATATCAGAGAGGTCTGTGGGATGTTACAGGGACTCCTAGGAGGGCTACCGAGACCAGCTGAAAGGTCACACTGAGTcctgggagagaagaagaattcCTTGGAGAACTGAGCATAGAAGGCTTGTGTTGTGAATAGATGAGAGATGATACTTGTGGGGAAAAGAACATTGCACCCAGAGTcacagaaaggagaggaagaagaaccaTGGTGTCTGGCATG
This window encodes:
- the Gngt2 gene encoding guanine nucleotide-binding protein G(I)/G(S)/G(O) subunit gamma-T2 isoform X1, with product MAQDLSEKELLRMEVEQLKKEVKNPRDLISKTGKEIKDYVEAQAGTDPLLKGIPEDKNPFKEKGTCVLS